One genomic segment of Streptomyces sp. TLI_146 includes these proteins:
- a CDS encoding LLM class F420-dependent oxidoreductase, with translation MDLRIFTEPQQGADYDTLLAVAKATEALGFDAFFRSDHYLRMGSADGLPGPTDAWITLAGLARETSRIRLGTLMTAGTFRLPGVLAIQVAQVDQMSGGRIELGLGAGWFEEEHKAYGIPFPKEKSARLEEQLAIVTGLWATETGKTFNHDGTYYQLTDSPALPKPAQAKVPVLIGGHGAVRTPRLAAQYADEFNIPFASLADSERQFGRVRAAAQSAGRSPDDLVYSNALVVCVGKNDAEVARRAAAIGREVEELKANGLAGSPAEVVEKIGAYEAIGSSRIYLQVLDLDDLDHLELISSQVQSQLNGA, from the coding sequence ATGGATCTTCGAATCTTCACGGAGCCCCAGCAGGGCGCCGACTACGACACCCTCCTCGCCGTCGCGAAGGCCACCGAAGCCCTCGGATTCGACGCCTTCTTCCGCTCCGACCACTACCTGCGCATGGGCTCCGCCGACGGCCTCCCGGGCCCCACCGACGCCTGGATCACCCTCGCCGGACTGGCCCGTGAGACCAGCCGCATCCGCCTCGGCACCCTGATGACCGCCGGGACCTTCCGGCTCCCCGGCGTCCTCGCCATCCAGGTCGCCCAGGTGGACCAGATGTCCGGCGGCCGCATCGAACTCGGCCTCGGCGCGGGCTGGTTCGAGGAGGAGCACAAGGCCTACGGCATCCCCTTCCCGAAGGAGAAGTCCGCACGGCTCGAAGAACAACTGGCCATCGTCACCGGCCTCTGGGCCACCGAGACCGGCAAGACCTTCAACCACGACGGCACCTACTACCAGCTCACCGATTCGCCCGCGCTCCCCAAGCCTGCCCAGGCCAAGGTGCCGGTCCTGATCGGCGGCCACGGCGCGGTCCGCACCCCACGGCTGGCCGCACAGTACGCAGACGAGTTCAACATCCCGTTCGCTTCCCTGGCCGACAGCGAGCGGCAGTTCGGCCGGGTGCGAGCCGCCGCCCAGAGCGCCGGACGCAGCCCCGACGATCTGGTGTACTCCAACGCCCTGGTCGTCTGCGTGGGAAAGAACGACGCCGAAGTGGCGCGCCGGGCGGCCGCCATCGGAAGGGAGGTCGAAGAGCTCAAGGCGAACGGACTGGCGGGCTCGCCCGCCGAAGTGGTGGAGAAGATCGGCGCGTACGAGGCGATCGGTTCGTCCCGGATCTACCTCCAGGTCCTCGACCTGGATGACCTCGATCACCTCGAACTGATCTCCTCCCAGGTCCAGTCCCAGCTGAACGGGGCCTGA
- the mmuM gene encoding homocysteine S-methyltransferase produces the protein MRPARPLADALAQRTVVLDGGLSNQLEAQGCDLSDSLWSARLLADDPSQIEAAHEAYVRAGAQVLITSSYQATYEGFAHRGVPRREATALLTRSVALARRAGERAGRGEGGGEGEPPKDTEVWVAASIGPYGAYLADGSEYRGGYGLGVKELERFHRPRVETLAAAEPDVLALETVPDADEAEALLRAVEGCGVPVWLSYSVEGLRTRAGQPLEEAFALAAGLDQVIAVGVNCCTPADADHAVELAASVTGKPVVVYPNSGERWDAQARSWRGGATFDPSRVRAWHVAGARLVGGCCRVGPTEIARLAGFVAEGA, from the coding sequence GTGCGGCCCGCCCGTCCACTCGCCGACGCCCTGGCCCAGCGGACCGTGGTCCTCGACGGTGGCCTCTCCAACCAGTTGGAGGCCCAGGGCTGCGACTTGAGCGACTCGCTCTGGTCGGCCCGGCTGCTGGCCGACGACCCGAGCCAGATCGAGGCCGCACACGAGGCGTATGTACGGGCGGGCGCACAGGTACTGATCACGTCCAGCTACCAGGCGACGTACGAGGGCTTCGCCCACCGGGGAGTGCCCCGCCGCGAGGCGACGGCACTGCTCACTCGGAGCGTGGCGCTGGCCAGGAGGGCGGGGGAGAGGGCGGGGAGGGGGGAGGGGGGAGGGGAGGGGGAGCCCCCCAAGGACACCGAAGTCTGGGTCGCCGCCTCCATCGGCCCCTACGGCGCCTACCTGGCCGACGGCAGCGAATACCGGGGCGGGTACGGGCTCGGGGTGAAGGAGCTGGAGCGCTTCCACCGCCCCCGTGTCGAGACGCTGGCGGCGGCCGAGCCGGATGTGCTCGCACTGGAGACCGTGCCCGACGCCGACGAGGCCGAGGCGCTGCTGCGGGCGGTCGAGGGGTGCGGCGTGCCGGTGTGGCTGTCGTACAGCGTGGAGGGGCTGCGGACCAGGGCGGGCCAGCCGCTGGAGGAGGCGTTCGCGCTGGCGGCGGGGCTGGACCAGGTGATCGCCGTGGGTGTGAACTGCTGCACGCCCGCCGACGCGGACCACGCCGTGGAGCTTGCGGCATCGGTCACCGGCAAGCCGGTGGTCGTCTACCCCAACAGCGGGGAGCGCTGGGACGCGCAGGCCCGGTCGTGGCGGGGCGGCGCCACGTTCGATCCGTCCCGTGTGCGTGCCTGGCATGTGGCGGGCGCCCGTCTGGTGGGCGGTTGCTGCCGAGTAGGGCCGACCGAGATCGCACGGCTGGCGGGGTTCGTGGCGGAAGGGGCGTGA
- a CDS encoding 3' terminal RNA ribose 2'-O-methyltransferase Hen1 yields MFLTITTTGTPERPATDLGFLLHKHPGKAQAFSTSHGTAHVLYPEATAERCTAALLLEVDPVALVRRGKGKGRGGAPDSALAQYVNDRPYAASSLMSVALSTVFKSALRGVCNALPERAEAPLPLRIEVPALPARGGADLVHKLFGPLGWASVSAEPVALDEEFPEWGESRYVRLVLEGELRLADALRQLYVLLPVLDDAKHYWVAPDEVDKLLRAGDGWLADHPEQKLITSRYLSRRWGLTRQAMERLELVRLAEADDIAVEAIDNAVDETTDTEDRPVPLAVQRRDAIVAALTGAGASRVLDLGCGQGQLVQELLKDVRFTEIVGVDVSMRALTIAARRLRLERMGERQAGRITLMQGSLAYTDKRLKGYDAAVLSEVIEHLDLPRLPALEYAVFGAARPRTVIVTTPNVEYNVRWESLPAGHVRHGDHRFEWTRAEFRDWAASVAERHGYGVEFVPVGPDDAEVGPPTQMAVFEMITTAKEANAA; encoded by the coding sequence GTGTTCCTGACAATCACCACGACCGGTACCCCCGAACGCCCCGCCACCGACCTCGGTTTTCTGCTGCACAAGCATCCCGGGAAGGCGCAGGCGTTCTCCACGTCGCACGGCACCGCGCACGTCCTCTACCCCGAGGCGACCGCCGAGCGCTGCACGGCCGCGCTGCTCCTGGAAGTGGATCCGGTCGCGCTGGTGCGGCGGGGCAAGGGCAAGGGCCGTGGCGGAGCCCCCGATTCCGCGCTGGCGCAGTACGTCAACGACCGGCCGTACGCGGCCTCGTCGCTGATGTCCGTCGCGCTGAGCACCGTCTTCAAGAGCGCCCTGCGCGGTGTGTGCAACGCGCTGCCGGAGCGGGCCGAGGCGCCGCTGCCGCTGCGCATCGAGGTGCCCGCGCTGCCCGCGCGCGGTGGCGCCGACCTCGTACACAAGCTGTTCGGGCCGCTGGGCTGGGCCTCGGTCTCGGCGGAGCCCGTCGCGCTGGACGAGGAGTTCCCGGAGTGGGGCGAGTCCCGTTACGTACGGCTCGTACTGGAAGGGGAGTTGCGGCTCGCGGACGCGCTGCGGCAGTTGTACGTACTGCTGCCGGTGCTCGACGACGCCAAGCACTACTGGGTCGCGCCCGACGAAGTCGACAAGTTGCTGCGCGCCGGTGACGGCTGGCTGGCCGACCACCCCGAGCAGAAGCTGATCACCAGCCGCTATCTCTCCCGGCGCTGGGGGCTGACGCGGCAGGCGATGGAGCGCCTCGAACTGGTACGGCTGGCCGAGGCCGATGACATCGCGGTCGAGGCCATCGACAACGCGGTGGACGAGACGACGGACACGGAGGACCGGCCCGTGCCGCTCGCCGTGCAGCGGCGCGACGCCATTGTGGCGGCGCTGACCGGCGCCGGGGCGAGCCGGGTGCTCGACCTGGGCTGCGGCCAGGGCCAGTTGGTGCAGGAGCTGCTCAAGGACGTCCGGTTCACCGAGATCGTGGGTGTGGACGTCTCGATGCGCGCGTTGACGATCGCCGCACGGCGGCTGCGCCTGGAGCGGATGGGCGAGCGGCAGGCCGGGCGGATCACCCTGATGCAGGGCTCGCTCGCGTACACGGACAAGCGGCTCAAGGGGTACGACGCCGCGGTGCTCAGTGAGGTGATCGAGCACCTCGACCTGCCGAGGCTGCCCGCGCTCGAGTACGCGGTGTTCGGTGCGGCGCGCCCGCGAACGGTGATCGTGACGACGCCGAACGTCGAGTACAACGTGCGCTGGGAGTCGCTCCCGGCAGGGCATGTGCGCCACGGCGACCACCGGTTCGAGTGGACGCGCGCGGAGTTCCGCGACTGGGCCGCTTCGGTGGCCGAACGACACGGGTACGGCGTCGAGTTCGTGCCGGTGGGACCGGACGACGCCGAGGTGGGTCCGCCCACGCAGATGGCTGTATTCGAGATGATCACGACCGCGAAGGAGGCGAACGCCGCATGA
- a CDS encoding polynucleotide kinase-phosphatase has protein sequence MNAQNETASEAGTGASTRAGTYTETRTGTGSGTAPGSSTPPRKRALAVPDLSLVVLVGATGSGKSTFARRHFKPTEVISSDFCRGLVADDENDQSASGDAFDVLHYIAGKRLAAGRLTVVDATSVQVESRRQLVQLAREHDVLPVAIVLDLPEDICAARNAARPDRAGMPRQVIARHRRELRRSLSGLEREGFRKVHVLRSEAEVDSVEIQIERRYNDLTHLTGPFDIIGDIHGCRSELETLLAKLGYVDGAHPEGRTAVFVGDLVDRGPDSPGVLRRVMKMVADGNALCVPGNHENKLGRYLGGKKVQRTHGLAETIEQLDREDDGFKEQVKEFVDGLVSHYVLDGGKLVVCHAGLPEKYHGRTSGRVRSHALYGETTGETDEFGLPVRYPWAEGYRGRAAVVYGHTPVPNTSWINNTICLDTGAVFGGKMTALRWPERELVDAPAERVWYEPVRPLATEAPGGHDGRPLDLADVHGRRVVETRQLGNVAVREENAAAALEVMGRFAVDPRLLAYLPPTMAPTATSREEGYLEHPAEAFAQYAADGVARVVCEEKHMGSRAVALVCRDAEAARERFGVEGPTGALHTRTGRPFFDDAAVTEEVLGRLRAAVSAAGLWDELGTDWLLFDAELMPWSLKASGLLRSQYAAVGAASGAVFPDALGALEAAAARGVDVDGLLARQRGRARDAEAFTDAYRRYCWTTDGLEGVRLAPFQILAARGRSLAAVPHDEQLAWLDRLVEHDPTGLLQVTRRLVVDTGDEASVRAGVDWWLELTGAGGEGMVVKPLQALARDGKGRLTQPGIKVRGREYLRIIYGPEYVRSENLERLRQRSLGHKRSLALREYALGLEALDRLAAGEPLWRVHEAVFAVLALESEPVDPRL, from the coding sequence ATGAACGCCCAGAACGAGACGGCCTCCGAGGCCGGTACCGGCGCCAGCACCAGGGCTGGGACGTACACGGAGACCAGGACTGGAACGGGGTCGGGGACCGCCCCCGGGTCCTCCACCCCGCCCCGCAAGCGCGCGCTCGCCGTCCCCGACCTCTCGCTCGTCGTCCTCGTCGGCGCCACCGGATCGGGCAAGTCCACTTTTGCCCGTCGGCACTTCAAGCCCACCGAGGTCATCTCGTCGGACTTCTGCCGTGGCCTGGTGGCCGACGACGAGAACGACCAGAGCGCCAGCGGCGACGCGTTCGACGTGCTGCACTACATCGCGGGCAAGCGGCTCGCGGCCGGGCGGCTCACTGTCGTCGACGCCACCAGCGTGCAGGTGGAGAGCCGCAGACAGCTGGTCCAGCTGGCTCGGGAGCACGATGTGCTGCCCGTGGCGATCGTGCTCGACCTGCCGGAGGACATCTGCGCCGCCCGCAACGCGGCCCGGCCCGACCGCGCCGGTATGCCCCGCCAGGTCATCGCGCGGCACCGCCGTGAGCTGCGGCGTTCACTGAGCGGCCTGGAGCGCGAAGGCTTCCGCAAGGTTCATGTCCTGCGCTCCGAGGCGGAGGTGGACAGCGTCGAGATCCAGATCGAGCGACGCTACAACGACCTCACCCACCTCACTGGCCCCTTCGACATCATCGGTGACATCCACGGCTGCCGCTCCGAGCTGGAGACCCTGCTGGCGAAGCTGGGGTACGTGGACGGGGCGCACCCCGAGGGCCGGACGGCGGTCTTCGTCGGTGACCTCGTGGACCGCGGTCCGGACAGCCCGGGCGTGTTGCGGCGCGTGATGAAAATGGTGGCCGATGGTAACGCTCTGTGTGTTCCCGGGAACCATGAGAACAAGCTCGGACGTTATCTGGGTGGCAAGAAGGTCCAGCGCACCCATGGACTGGCGGAAACCATCGAGCAGTTGGACAGGGAGGACGATGGATTCAAGGAGCAGGTGAAGGAGTTCGTCGACGGGCTCGTCAGCCACTACGTACTGGACGGCGGCAAGCTGGTCGTCTGTCACGCGGGTCTGCCCGAGAAGTACCACGGGCGTACGTCGGGGCGTGTTCGCTCGCACGCGCTGTACGGGGAGACGACCGGCGAGACCGACGAGTTCGGCCTGCCCGTGCGCTACCCGTGGGCCGAGGGCTACCGGGGTCGCGCGGCGGTCGTCTACGGCCACACGCCTGTCCCGAACACGTCGTGGATCAACAACACCATCTGCCTGGACACGGGTGCGGTGTTCGGCGGAAAGATGACCGCGCTGCGCTGGCCGGAGCGCGAGCTCGTCGACGCGCCTGCCGAGAGGGTGTGGTACGAGCCGGTCCGTCCGCTGGCCACCGAGGCGCCCGGTGGCCATGACGGACGGCCGCTCGACCTCGCCGATGTGCACGGCCGCCGGGTCGTGGAGACCCGGCAGCTGGGCAATGTGGCGGTGCGCGAGGAGAACGCGGCGGCGGCGCTCGAAGTCATGGGCCGGTTCGCTGTCGACCCACGGCTGCTCGCGTATCTGCCGCCGACGATGGCACCGACGGCGACCTCACGGGAGGAGGGTTATCTGGAACATCCGGCGGAGGCGTTCGCTCAGTACGCGGCGGACGGGGTCGCGCGGGTCGTGTGCGAGGAGAAGCACATGGGCTCGCGGGCGGTGGCCCTGGTGTGCCGTGACGCCGAGGCGGCGCGCGAGCGGTTCGGAGTGGAGGGGCCGACGGGCGCTCTGCACACCCGCACCGGTCGTCCGTTCTTCGACGACGCGGCCGTCACCGAGGAGGTCCTCGGCCGGCTGCGGGCGGCCGTGTCCGCGGCCGGGCTGTGGGACGAGCTCGGTACGGACTGGCTGTTGTTCGACGCCGAGCTGATGCCGTGGTCGCTGAAGGCCTCGGGGCTGCTGCGTTCGCAGTACGCCGCGGTGGGTGCCGCGTCGGGGGCGGTCTTCCCTGACGCGCTCGGGGCTCTGGAGGCGGCCGCGGCGCGCGGTGTCGACGTGGACGGGCTGCTTGCGCGTCAGCGTGGGCGGGCGCGGGACGCGGAGGCGTTCACCGACGCGTACCGGCGGTACTGCTGGACCACGGACGGCCTGGAGGGGGTGCGGCTCGCGCCCTTCCAGATCCTGGCCGCCCGGGGCCGCAGCCTGGCCGCGGTGCCGCACGACGAGCAGTTGGCGTGGCTGGACCGGCTGGTCGAGCATGACCCGACCGGTTTGCTCCAGGTCACCCGGCGCCTGGTCGTCGACACCGGCGACGAGGCGTCGGTGCGGGCCGGTGTCGACTGGTGGCTGGAGCTGACCGGGGCGGGCGGCGAGGGCATGGTCGTGAAGCCGCTCCAGGCGCTGGCCCGGGACGGCAAGGGGCGCCTCACGCAGCCCGGCATCAAGGTGCGCGGACGCGAGTATTTGCGGATCATCTACGGTCCGGAGTACGTGCGCTCCGAGAACCTGGAGCGGCTGCGGCAGCGCTCCTTGGGGCACAAGCGGTCGTTGGCGCTGCGGGAGTACGCGCTGGGCCTGGAGGCGCTGGACCGGCTGGCGGCGGGGGAGCCGCTGTGGCGTGTCCACGAGGCGGTGTTCGCGGTCCTGGCCCTGGAGTCGGAGCCGGTGGACCCCCGGCTGTGA